Within Eggerthella sp. YY7918, the genomic segment AGCGCGCTCGAAAAGACTGTTGCCATTTTCCCTGGATTTAACGTGTGTTTGCGCAGCGGCATGTTTTGGCACTACCTTGAACCCGCAACGGTTACCCCTACCGTCCAGCCCGAAAATCTGCCCATCTGCTTTGGCTTGCACGTCGATGCGAAGAGCGTGCTTTTCCGCGTGAGCTACTACCGCGATCGCATCAATCTGGAAGTGTCGCATATGGTTTCAGACGGGCGTGGTACCTTAGGATTTTTCAAGGCGCTTATCTACGCCTACGTCGAGGAGCGCTACGGCGTGCACGACGTGCCGTGCGAATACGACGGGTCTGACTTTCAGAAGTCCGAAAACAGCTTCGACAAATACTACGAACGCGACAAAGCAGCCTCCACCCCCACGCCGAAAGTGTATCGGATCAGCGGTTGGCGCGACGTGGCCGACCCTACCTTCATAGAGTACCACCTGCCCGCGAGTCGCGTCCTTGAGCTTGCACGCAGCTGCAACGTGAGCCTCACGTCGCTTGTGATCGCCGCCATCATCTGCGCCATTCGCGCCGAGATGCCGCGTCGCGAACGCCAGCGCGCGATTCGTCTAGACGTCCCCGTCGACCTGCGCAAGTTCTTCAAGTCGGCCACCACCAAAAACTTCTTCGGCCTTGCGTTTGTGTCGTATGTGCCCGGCGACGAAGATGAACCTGTGGAAGCGGTGGCGGTACAGGTGCAGGCTCAAATCAAGGAAGCCACCCAGGCCGAACAGCTGAAGCCCCGCATGAACCGCATGATCGCGCTTGAGAAAAACCCGCTTCTGCGCCTTGCTCCCCTGTTCGTAAAAGACGCGGTATTAGAGTTCGCCGATTGGCTCGCCTCACGCGAAACAACCACCACAGTATCGAGCTTGGGCAAGATTGCATTTGATGAGCGCATTGCCCCCTACATCCGCGACCTGGGCGTGATGACCTCTTCAACCGGAATCAACTTCATCCTCAGCACGTTCGGCGATGACTTTTGCATCGGCATCTCGACCGCCTATTCGAACCCGGATGTCATCAAAAACCTGTGCCGCTACTTTACCGGCGTTGGCATTGAAGGGCGCATCAACATCAATAAGACAAGCGAAGAAGTGGCGGAGGACCGTCTCGAGACGAAGCTTGAAACCTCGGTGCGGCAACTCGGCGGCCAGGCTCCCGCGCGCGACGAGAGCGATGCGTCTGACAAGGTTGTCGCGAATCGCAAAAATACCGACACGGCGAAGGAGGTCGGAGCGTGAGGCACTGTAAGAAATGCGGCATTGATTTTTCCGGAGACCTTGAGCGCTGCCCCCTCTGCCAAGCTGAGCTTGTAGGCGAGGCCACCCCTGCGGTGTTTCCCAAAAACGAAGTGCGCAAATCCGGCACGGTCGCACTTGCGGTCCTTGCCTTTGCTACCGGCGCCACCCTGCTCGTCATGTTGTTTTTGGGATACCTCGTGCCGCTTCCGTGGGATATTGTCGTATCGGTGTGTCTGGCCCTCGTGCTTAACTACCTGTTCGTGCGCAATATCATTACGCACTCGCCCGACTTTTTGCGCGTGGTGGCGCGCTACTTCCTTGTACTGCTTGCCATCGCCGCCCTCTGGTTTCTCATCACCGGCAACCTTGCGGTCACCACCTTTGTGATTCCCGGCATCTGTCTGGTGGCACTTGTTTACGACACCGTGCTCGTTGCGGTGTTCAAGGGCACGTTCGTGTCGGGATACGCCAAATACCTGCTGTTCGACGTCGCATTAGGCTTAGCTCCGCTCGCCCTCGTGGCGCTTGGACTCACTACCTGGGATGTCCTAGCCCTCGTCAGCGCCCTGATGGCGAGCGTGTTTCTCCTCGGCCTTGTGGTGTTTATGCGCAAGCAGCTCATGGCCGAAATGCGCAAACTATTTTCAGCCTAGCCTGCAGGCTATGTTGCCACGAAAATATCCTACCTGCACCGGGTCCTTCGACTTCGGCTACGCGCCCTTGCCCAGGATGACAGACGCACTCGCGGCACTAGGCACGTATCTGCGAAGGATGCTTTTCGAAGAAATCGAAACGCGGCGGCAGTTCGCGAATGCGATGACGTCCTTCGGCGATCTCGCCAGCACTACAAAGCTCTTCCATGTTTTCGAAATCGTAGTTCCAGCTAAAGAAATCGTCGAACTCAAAGCTGAGGTAGTCGCAAATCTTTTCAGTACCTGCTGGCACGATGGGATGCATGAGCAGCGTGGCAATACGCAGCAGGAAGAACGAATCGAGCAGCACCTGACGGCGCGCCTCGTCGTCATCGGCCTGCTCAGCCTCGCGAATGCCTTCCGTCCAGTACTTGTTCGCCCAGCGAATGAACTCGTCCATAAGCGACATGATGGTATGCAACTCAACGCGATGCATCACCTGGTCATAGTCAAGCAGCACATCATACGCCTTCGAAAGGGCGGCAGACGACACCTTTCCGAGCGGCATATAGCCGTCGAAGTTCTTCTGCGCCTCGTAAAAACAGCTGCGTGCAAGACGATTAAACACGTTCGTGAGCAGCGCACCCTCTTTGAGCACCGGATCGGCCACCCGCGTGTCCTCAAGCTCCTCGGGCGTGGCTAAAAACGGCTTCGGCTTGAATCCGACGGATTTCTGATCGAGGCCAAGCGCCAGAAAATGAGCGCGTAGCTGTTCGACCGTGTAGTAGTCCAGCAGCTCATCGGCGCTGGGGGGCTTCACGCTGCCCGACGACGAGGCTTTCTTGTTGCCAAACAGAATGTGATGATTGGCCACCAGCCTGGTCTGACGTAGGGGACGATCGGTTTCGCCGGGAATGAGAATGTCCCCCGGACGCAAGGCTTCGATAAGCGCCGGCTGGGCTACGCCATAGAAGTACAGGTTGTCCTGGCCGATAAACTGATACACCTCGGCATCGGGGGAACACCACCAATCGCGCCAACTCCCCCGTGGCAGCCCCATCTTGTCATTCACCGCCATGGTAAACGACATCGGCGCCCACAGACTCTCGGGCCAGCACCACACCGTCAGGCCTTCTACGCCCTCGATAACAGGCGCCTTGACTCCCCACTCGATGTTGCCGGTGATGCGAAACGGCACGAGCGCTTTACCGGTACGGAAACGAATGCCCGACTGAGCAAGCACTTCGCGCGCCGCATCGCGCTCGTCGATCGTGGAAAACTCGATTTCGAAGCTCTGCTTGCCCTTTTCCGCTTCACGCAGCACGTGTTCAGGAAGCTTTGCCTTGATAGCCTCGTAATCCTCCCGCACATCGTTTTTGATATAGATGACCGGAGGGGCCAAAAACTCCTTGATAGCCTGCGGCACAATGGGTCGAATGTCGGGATCGGCCTCGAGTTCGGCCACATGATCGCGCAAAAAATCACCGAATGCGGGCAGATCGAAGTACCAGTTTTCCACCGGACGCATTTCGGGAACCGTATCAGTCAGGGTCGATTTCGGCGCAATGAGATCCTCGGGCGCATAGCTGTGCCCCAAATCGCATTCGTCGGCATAGCCATGTTCGGACTTGCACCCCTGCACGGGACAGCGGCCTTGCACCTGACGACCGTTCAAAAACGTACCGGCTTCCGCATCGTAGAACTGCATGGTCGCTCTACGCTGCAAATGCCCGTTTTCGTACAGCTTTTCGATAAACTTTTCGCTGATAAGCTGGTGCACATCGCCGGAATGGCCCAATCCCGAACCCTCGTAGATGGACAGGCTGATGCCGTACGCGTCGAGGGTCGCCTTCTGAGCCTCGTGATTTTTACGCACGTACTCGTCAATGGAGCCTTCGAACTCGCCCTGTTCGACAAGCTTGCGATACCCCTCGTTGATGGGCGAGCCGAAACAGTCGGTTCCGCTGATGAAACGAACGTTTTCGGCACCGATGCGATCGCGCAGAAAACGCGCAAAGGCATCGGCCGGAACGAATACGCCCGCGATGTGACCAAAGTGCAGCGGCTTGTTTCCGTAGGGCATACCTGCGGTAACGACGGCCCGCTTGGGCCACACGACACGTGCGCGCTTACCGTGCAATGCTGCCATCGTTTTCCAGCTCCTTCAACGCATTGACGATATCATCGGTTGAAATGCTCTTGCTTTCGGACATGAGGCCAAGCAGGCCCGACAAGCTGCTTGACTGATTTTGAAGATTTACGGTGGTGTAGCGAGACATGCCCGCAAGCTCGGCGGCCTTGGACACGGCATCTTCCTTCGTGCCAATCTCGTCGGCCAGCCCGTTTTCCACCGCAGTCATTCCCGTATAGGTAAGACCCGTCGCAAGCGCGCGCACCTCTTCGACAGACATGCCGCGACCCTCGGCGACCGTTTGAATGAAAGTCTCGTTGATCTGGTCAACTATGCTCTGGTAATACGCACGCTCCTCTTCGGTCAGCGGGCGGGTCCCATAGCTGGAATCTTTACTATCGGTACTGGTGACGTTATCGACCGAAATACCAAGCTTCTCGAGAAGCCCCGACAGATCGGTGATCTGCATAGCCGTGCCGATGGCGCCAATGGACGTGGTTTTGGCGGTAAAGATATAGTCGGCCTGACTGGATATTTCATAGGCCGCGCTCGCATTCAGCGATGCGCTCGAAACCACGACCGGCTTGCCCGTAGTTTCGGAGAACTCGCGTACGTAGGCAGACATTTCCTCGCCTGCCGTTGCTACGCCGCCGCCGGAATCGACGCGCAACACCACCGCTTTAATGTGGTTGTTCTCGGCCGCACGGTCCAGCTGCGCCTTCAGGCCCTCGGGACTTGACGTGGTGTTATCGTACTGGATGGTACCGTCGATGGCGATAACCCCCACAGCGTCGGAGGAGAGAAGATCGACGTCGTCCACCGTGGAAATCGAACCGAACGAACCGAACGACGAGGTCATCATTGAGGTGCACGACCACATGCTCAGGGCGATGAGGGCGAATACGCACAGGATCGACACGAGCGCCACAATCCATCCGCGGCTCTTTTTGGGCTGCTGCGGAGCGGGAGGCTGCTGAGGGTAGGCGTATGTGGGTGCCGGAGTGGCTGCGGGGGGCGCAGGCGGCTGCTGCCACACCTGCTGTTGCCAATTATCATTGCCTTGGGGCATGTTCATTCCTCGTTTCGGTTTTGCCGCTAGATGTCGAACGTGTCACCCTTGCTGTGCTGAGCCTTCTTGGCAGTGCGCAGCAAGAACTCTTGATTCGTGTCGGTCTGCTTGAGCGACTTAATGAGCATATCCATAGCGCGCTCGGTGCTGTTCATATTCGCAAGAATACGACGTACCGCCCAAATGAGCGGCGCCTCCTGCGGATCGAGCAGCAAATCTTCCTTACGCGTGCCGCTGGCCACCGGATCGATAGCGGGAAACACGCGACGATCGGACAGGGTGCGATCGAGCTTAAGCTCCATGTTGCCCGTACCCTTGAACTCCTCGAAGATAACCTCGTCCATCTTGGAACCCGTGTCGATAAGCGCCGAAGCCAAAATGGTGAGGCTTCCGCCGCCTTCGATATTGCGCGCAGCGCCAAGGAAGCGCTTGGGCGGGTATAGCGCCGTTGAGTCCACGCCGCCGGAAAGGATGCGGCCGCTGGCAGGTTGCGCCAGGTTGTAGGCGCGGGCGAGACGAGTGAGCGAGTCAAGCAGAATAACCACGTCTTTGCCGCATTCCACAAGACGCTTCGCACGTTCGATTACCAATTCCGCAACCGCGATGTGGTTTTCGGTGGGCATGTCGAAGGTGGATGAAATCACCTCGCCTTTGATGGAGCGCTCCATGTCGGTCACTTCTTCGGGGCGCTCGTCCACGAGCAGGCACATGAGGTGAACTTCGGGATTATTCGCGCTGATGGCAGCTGCGATATCCTTCAGGATGGTCGTCTTGCCGGCCTTGGGAGGACTTACAATCAGCCCGCGCTGTCCCTTGCCGATCGGGCTTACCAAGTCGATGACACGCGCGGTGATGGTGTTTTTACCGTGCTCCATCACCAGGCACTCGTCCGGATACACGGGCGTCAGGTCGCCAAAGCGCACGCGAGCGCCACACTCCTCGATAGGCGTTCCATTGATGGCGGTCACCTTCTGGATGGCGGCATATTTCTCGTTTTCGCGCGCCGGGCGCGTTTGGCCCGTGACCAAGTCTCCCTTGCGCAGCCCGTTGCGACGGATGGTGGACAAACCCACGTAACAGTCGCCCTCGCTGGGCAAATAGCCCTGCGTACGCAAAAAACCATAACCATCAGCCAAGATATCAAGAATGCCCGACGCTTCGACAAAACCCTCTGCCTTCACGCTCGCATCGAAAACAGCTTCGACGAGTTCCGCCTTCTTGAGACCGGTCACATCGACGCCAAGTTCTGCCGCCTTTGCGCGCAAATCGGCAACCTTAAGCTTCGCAAGCTCCTCGCGCGAAACGCTGGGCTGGATATCGCGGCTATTCTGATTATTGTAGGGACGACGTTGGCGGCGATGGTTCTGACCGTTCGCTTGATTATTCTGCTTACCGCCCTGCTTCTGCCTACCGTTTGAGCCATTGGACTTGCTGGAAGCGCTTGCAGAACTTGTTCGCTTTCCGGATGAATCGTTTGAAGCTGCACTCTTTGTCGTTTTGCGAGAGGAACGCGTTGCGGCCTCGCCGCCTGACGGAGCCTTGGCGTTCACATTGGTGGTACGCCGACGACGCGGTGCGGCGGTAGCTGCGGGTGCAGTGGTTTCGTTTTCACTCATGCGTTCTGTACTTTCTCCCAGTCTTTCATGAAGGCATCGAGACCGCGATCGGTCAACGGATGCTGGACACATTTCTTCAACGCCGCAAAAGGTACGGTGGCAATATCGGCACCCATCAGGGCCGCCTGCGTCACGTGATTGGCGCTGCGCACCGAGGCGGCGATGATTTCAACCTCATGGCCGAAGTCGTAGTTGTTGACCGCTTCCACCACATTAGCCAACTGCTCAAGGCCGTCTTCCGAAATGTCGTCGAAACGGCCCACGAAGGGGCTGATGTAGCGCGCGCCGGCGCGGGCAGCCATGATGGCCTGCGGCACGCTGAAGCACAACGTCATATTGACCGGAATGCCCTCCGCGGCAAGCGCCTTGGTGGCGGCCAAGCCCTCGATAGTCGCGGGAAGCTTCACCACCACGTTGTCGGCGAGCGCAGCCAGCTCACGGCCGTCGGCGATCATTTCGTCGCGCGTCATAGCGACGCTTTCGGCCGACACCGGACCGTCAACAAGTTCGCAGATGCGCTTGATGTGGTTGTGGAAGTCGGCAAGCTTGCCGCCTGTGCGAGCGTAGAGTGTGGGATTGGTGGTCACGCCGGCAAGCACACCCCAACTGGCTGCCTCTTCGATCTCGGCAAGATCGGCCGTGTCAAGGAAAAATTTCACCCAGGTCCTCCTTATGATGTGG encodes:
- a CDS encoding DUF6320 domain-containing protein; the encoded protein is MRHCKKCGIDFSGDLERCPLCQAELVGEATPAVFPKNEVRKSGTVALAVLAFATGATLLVMLFLGYLVPLPWDIVVSVCLALVLNYLFVRNIITHSPDFLRVVARYFLVLLAIAALWFLITGNLAVTTFVIPGICLVALVYDTVLVAVFKGTFVSGYAKYLLFDVALGLAPLALVALGLTTWDVLALVSALMASVFLLGLVVFMRKQLMAEMRKLFSA
- a CDS encoding methionine--tRNA ligase, which translates into the protein MAALHGKRARVVWPKRAVVTAGMPYGNKPLHFGHIAGVFVPADAFARFLRDRIGAENVRFISGTDCFGSPINEGYRKLVEQGEFEGSIDEYVRKNHEAQKATLDAYGISLSIYEGSGLGHSGDVHQLISEKFIEKLYENGHLQRRATMQFYDAEAGTFLNGRQVQGRCPVQGCKSEHGYADECDLGHSYAPEDLIAPKSTLTDTVPEMRPVENWYFDLPAFGDFLRDHVAELEADPDIRPIVPQAIKEFLAPPVIYIKNDVREDYEAIKAKLPEHVLREAEKGKQSFEIEFSTIDERDAAREVLAQSGIRFRTGKALVPFRITGNIEWGVKAPVIEGVEGLTVWCWPESLWAPMSFTMAVNDKMGLPRGSWRDWWCSPDAEVYQFIGQDNLYFYGVAQPALIEALRPGDILIPGETDRPLRQTRLVANHHILFGNKKASSSGSVKPPSADELLDYYTVEQLRAHFLALGLDQKSVGFKPKPFLATPEELEDTRVADPVLKEGALLTNVFNRLARSCFYEAQKNFDGYMPLGKVSSAALSKAYDVLLDYDQVMHRVELHTIMSLMDEFIRWANKYWTEGIREAEQADDDEARRQVLLDSFFLLRIATLLMHPIVPAGTEKICDYLSFEFDDFFSWNYDFENMEELCSAGEIAEGRHRIRELPPRFDFFEKHPSQIRA
- the sppA gene encoding signal peptide peptidase SppA, coding for MPQGNDNWQQQVWQQPPAPPAATPAPTYAYPQQPPAPQQPKKSRGWIVALVSILCVFALIALSMWSCTSMMTSSFGSFGSISTVDDVDLLSSDAVGVIAIDGTIQYDNTTSSPEGLKAQLDRAAENNHIKAVVLRVDSGGGVATAGEEMSAYVREFSETTGKPVVVSSASLNASAAYEISSQADYIFTAKTTSIGAIGTAMQITDLSGLLEKLGISVDNVTSTDSKDSSYGTRPLTEEERAYYQSIVDQINETFIQTVAEGRGMSVEEVRALATGLTYTGMTAVENGLADEIGTKEDAVSKAAELAGMSRYTTVNLQNQSSSLSGLLGLMSESKSISTDDIVNALKELENDGSIAR
- the rho gene encoding transcription termination factor Rho — protein: MSENETTAPAATAAPRRRRTTNVNAKAPSGGEAATRSSRKTTKSAASNDSSGKRTSSASASSKSNGSNGRQKQGGKQNNQANGQNHRRQRRPYNNQNSRDIQPSVSREELAKLKVADLRAKAAELGVDVTGLKKAELVEAVFDASVKAEGFVEASGILDILADGYGFLRTQGYLPSEGDCYVGLSTIRRNGLRKGDLVTGQTRPARENEKYAAIQKVTAINGTPIEECGARVRFGDLTPVYPDECLVMEHGKNTITARVIDLVSPIGKGQRGLIVSPPKAGKTTILKDIAAAISANNPEVHLMCLLVDERPEEVTDMERSIKGEVISSTFDMPTENHIAVAELVIERAKRLVECGKDVVILLDSLTRLARAYNLAQPASGRILSGGVDSTALYPPKRFLGAARNIEGGGSLTILASALIDTGSKMDEVIFEEFKGTGNMELKLDRTLSDRRVFPAIDPVASGTRKEDLLLDPQEAPLIWAVRRILANMNSTERAMDMLIKSLKQTDTNQEFLLRTAKKAQHSKGDTFDI
- the fsa gene encoding fructose-6-phosphate aldolase, encoding MKFFLDTADLAEIEEAASWGVLAGVTTNPTLYARTGGKLADFHNHIKRICELVDGPVSAESVAMTRDEMIADGRELAALADNVVVKLPATIEGLAATKALAAEGIPVNMTLCFSVPQAIMAARAGARYISPFVGRFDDISEDGLEQLANVVEAVNNYDFGHEVEIIAASVRSANHVTQAALMGADIATVPFAALKKCVQHPLTDRGLDAFMKDWEKVQNA